One window of Solirubrobacterales bacterium genomic DNA carries:
- a CDS encoding DUF3037 domain-containing protein, translating into MGDAGKPFAFSYTVLQLVPSIQRDERINVGVALHSRQHEFIGIRAIIRAGQVNAIAPDFDLEPARHSLEAIVRIIEGDPAGGKLAELPAPERFGWLAAPSSTAIQATGTHTGMTRDPAAELERLFRRLVL; encoded by the coding sequence ATGGGTGACGCCGGGAAGCCGTTTGCCTTTTCCTACACGGTGCTGCAGCTCGTCCCGAGCATCCAGCGCGATGAACGGATCAACGTCGGGGTCGCACTCCACAGCCGACAGCACGAGTTCATCGGGATCCGGGCGATCATTCGCGCCGGGCAGGTGAACGCGATCGCTCCCGACTTCGACCTCGAACCGGCCCGGCACTCGCTCGAAGCGATCGTCCGGATCATCGAGGGGGATCCGGCCGGCGGGAAGCTGGCGGAACTGCCGGCTCCGGAGCGGTTCGGCTGGCTTGCTGCACCCTCCTCGACCGCGATCCAGGCGACCGGCACCCACACCGGGATGACCCGCGACCCGGCAGCCGAACTGGAACGGCTCTTCCGACGACTGGTCCTTTAG
- a CDS encoding thioesterase family protein — protein MDQPGRTGPGPVAISLGSEEGDGRLSEQFRLTPEARGPWVEHAAHGGAPVGLIARAAESFGKADGMRLAGLSVAFFGPVPLGEVTIESELVKPGRKQRIVLVRLSSGGRVLLDARAVLLRRGSVDLPGQVLDPDRGRPMPGPERGREVDQARWAGGEGPAFHRTANTGLAIEGGPDRVGPVGSAWFRLASALVEGETPGGAQRAVAAADFGNGVAHPVPFGEFLFVNCDLSVSLAREPVGEWIGISSRTGIDPGGAGVTSTELFDREGWVGTASQTLFVDRV, from the coding sequence ATGGATCAACCAGGGCGGACCGGTCCGGGACCGGTGGCGATATCGCTCGGCAGCGAGGAGGGGGACGGGCGGCTGAGCGAGCAGTTCCGGCTCACTCCCGAGGCCCGGGGGCCGTGGGTCGAGCATGCGGCTCACGGCGGAGCGCCGGTCGGACTGATCGCCCGGGCCGCGGAGAGTTTCGGCAAGGCGGACGGGATGCGACTGGCCGGACTCTCGGTTGCCTTCTTCGGCCCGGTTCCACTTGGTGAGGTGACGATCGAGTCCGAACTGGTCAAACCGGGCCGCAAGCAGCGAATCGTTCTGGTTCGGCTGTCGAGTGGCGGAAGGGTGCTGCTGGACGCCCGGGCGGTGCTGCTCCGGCGGGGGTCGGTCGACCTCCCCGGCCAGGTGCTCGATCCGGATCGAGGGCGGCCGATGCCGGGTCCGGAACGGGGCCGGGAGGTCGATCAGGCCCGGTGGGCGGGTGGCGAGGGCCCGGCCTTTCATCGCACCGCCAACACCGGGCTGGCGATCGAGGGCGGACCCGACCGGGTCGGCCCGGTCGGCTCGGCCTGGTTCCGCCTCGCCTCGGCGCTGGTCGAGGGCGAGACCCCCGGCGGGGCTCAGCGGGCGGTCGCGGCGGCCGACTTCGGCAACGGGGTGGCTCACCCGGTTCCCTTTGGCGAATTCCTGTTCGTCAACTGTGACCTGAGCGTCTCGCTGGCGCGTGAACCGGTCGGGGAGTGGATCGGGATCAGCAGCCGGACCGGGATCGATCCCGGTGGGGCCGGGGTTACCTCGACCGAACTCTTCGACCGTGAGGGCTGGGTCGGAACCGCAAGCCAGACGCTGTTTGTGGACCGGGTCTGA
- a CDS encoding aminotransferase class I and II — protein MTRATRYITPLREGGSLPGLVEAEDLGTWVVKFSGAGQGPGALIAELVAGELGRSIGLPVPELSLIEVPVELGRAEPDPEVKDLIEASRGLNLAMDFLPGALPFTLSPDEPGQPGSSDPELAAAIYLFDGLVTNIDRTPRNPNLLIWHGRTWMIDHGAAFFRQHGNSSLAETATLETPALRDHVLIPVIDRPALRQAADRIAGPALEAVPEVVDLIPDEWLEPAGRARGRDIGEFLRRRLDSIDLVVEELSGYLDGGTGSPPDETGEVEHG, from the coding sequence GTGACCCGGGCCACCCGCTACATCACCCCGCTGCGTGAGGGAGGGTCCCTCCCGGGACTGGTGGAAGCCGAGGATCTCGGCACCTGGGTGGTCAAGTTCAGCGGCGCCGGCCAGGGCCCGGGGGCCCTGATCGCCGAGCTGGTGGCCGGTGAACTCGGCCGGTCGATCGGCCTGCCGGTACCGGAGCTTTCGCTGATCGAGGTGCCGGTGGAACTCGGCCGAGCCGAGCCCGACCCCGAGGTGAAGGACCTGATCGAGGCCAGCCGGGGCCTCAACCTGGCGATGGACTTCCTGCCCGGGGCGCTCCCCTTCACCCTGTCACCGGATGAACCCGGTCAGCCCGGATCAAGCGATCCGGAACTGGCCGCGGCCATCTACCTGTTCGACGGACTGGTCACCAACATCGACCGCACCCCGCGCAACCCGAACCTCCTGATCTGGCACGGACGGACCTGGATGATCGACCACGGTGCGGCCTTCTTTCGCCAGCACGGAAACTCCTCACTGGCCGAGACCGCAACCCTGGAGACCCCGGCGCTGCGGGATCACGTACTGATCCCGGTGATCGATCGGCCGGCCCTTCGGCAGGCGGCCGACCGGATCGCCGGCCCGGCCCTGGAGGCAGTGCCGGAGGTGGTCGATCTGATCCCCGACGAGTGGCTCGAACCGGCGGGCCGGGCCCGCGGCAGAGACATCGGGGAGTTCCTCAGGCGGCGGCTGGACTCGATCGACCTGGTGGTCGAAGAGCTCTCCGGCTACCTGGACGGCGGTACCGGGAGCCCCCCTGACGAGACGGGCGAGGTCGAACATGGGTGA